A stretch of bacterium DNA encodes these proteins:
- a CDS encoding NADH-quinone oxidoreductase subunit M translates to MIPHVLNVVLFLPLIGLAAVLLARRSDGAARWTGLGASLLNFLVSLELFFAYDPANPAMQFVEKVSWIPALNVSYHVGLDGISLLLVVLTTFLTPIVLISSWKSVTKQVPAYVALMLLLETAMIGVFSSLDTFLFYVFWELILIPMYFIIGIWGGKERIYATVKFFIYTMVGSLLMLIAIIWLGYYASTLPGGTFTTDITMLFDIAPTIPLDIQGWMFAAFALSFLIKVPAFPLHTWLPDAHVQAPTGGSVILAGVLLKMGTYGLIRFNLQLFPLASIEFASVLSALGVVGIIYGALVSMVQKDVKKLVAYSSVSHMGFILLGIFGMTIEGLQGGLIQMINHGLSTGALFLIVGMIYDRRHTRMIEDFGGLARQIPVFSTFFMIVTLSSIGLPGLNGFVGEFLILLGSFNSTVLGSHWYVIFAATGVVFAAVYMLWMFQRVVFGVSRSEENSKLVDLSSREIGLLLPILLFIVWIGIYPSTFMEKTEPTMQRVVDKLEQVQRGELLSTTVSDQ, encoded by the coding sequence ATGATTCCACACGTTCTCAACGTCGTACTTTTTCTCCCCCTCATCGGCCTCGCAGCCGTGCTGCTCGCGCGCCGCAGTGACGGAGCCGCCCGCTGGACGGGACTCGGCGCCTCGCTGCTGAACTTCCTCGTCTCGCTGGAACTGTTCTTTGCCTACGACCCGGCAAATCCGGCGATGCAGTTCGTGGAGAAAGTCAGCTGGATTCCCGCCCTCAACGTGAGCTATCATGTCGGACTCGACGGGATTTCCCTGCTGCTGGTGGTGCTGACCACCTTCCTGACTCCCATCGTGCTGATTTCGTCGTGGAAATCCGTGACGAAGCAGGTGCCCGCCTATGTCGCACTCATGCTGCTGCTTGAAACGGCCATGATCGGCGTCTTCTCCTCCCTCGACACCTTCCTGTTTTACGTGTTCTGGGAGTTGATCCTCATCCCGATGTATTTCATCATCGGTATCTGGGGCGGCAAAGAGCGCATTTACGCCACGGTGAAGTTCTTCATCTACACCATGGTCGGTTCGCTGCTCATGCTCATCGCCATTATCTGGCTGGGCTACTATGCCTCCACCCTTCCGGGCGGCACGTTCACCACCGACATTACCATGCTCTTCGACATCGCGCCGACGATTCCGCTCGACATTCAAGGATGGATGTTCGCGGCCTTTGCGCTGAGCTTTCTCATCAAGGTTCCCGCCTTCCCGCTGCACACCTGGCTGCCGGACGCACACGTCCAGGCACCCACCGGCGGATCGGTTATCCTGGCCGGTGTGCTGCTGAAAATGGGGACCTACGGTCTGATCCGTTTCAACCTCCAGCTTTTCCCGCTGGCTTCCATTGAATTCGCCTCCGTCCTTTCCGCGCTTGGCGTGGTGGGCATTATATACGGAGCACTCGTTTCCATGGTGCAGAAGGATGTGAAAAAACTTGTGGCCTATTCCTCCGTCAGCCACATGGGTTTCATTCTTCTCGGCATTTTCGGCATGACGATTGAGGGTTTGCAGGGTGGACTCATCCAGATGATCAATCATGGTCTCTCCACCGGCGCACTCTTCCTTATCGTCGGCATGATTTACGACAGACGTCATACGCGCATGATTGAAGATTTCGGCGGACTCGCCCGACAGATCCCGGTGTTCTCGACGTTCTTCATGATCGTCACACTGTCATCGATCGGCCTCCCCGGACTCAACGGTTTTGTCGGGGAATTCCTTATCCTCCTCGGCTCCTTCAACTCCACTGTACTGGGCTCGCACTGGTACGTCATCTTCGCTGCCACGGGCGTGGTTTTTGCGGCCGTCTACATGCTCTGGATGTTCCAGCGCGTGGTGTTCGGTGTCTCCCGCAGCGAGGAAAACAGCAAACTTGTCGACCTGTCGTCACGTGAAATCGGGCTGCTCCTGCCTATACTGCTTTTCATCGTGTGGATCGGCATTTATCCGAGCACCTTCATGGAGAAAACCGAACCCACGATGCAGCGCGTCGTCGACAAGCTGGAACAGGTACAGCGTGGTGAATTGCTGTCAACCACTGTTTCAGACCAGTAA
- the nuoL gene encoding NADH-quinone oxidoreductase subunit L, producing MHQYVGLIVLFPLIGLLINGLFGRKIKNEKLIGSIGSGAVGLSFLVAAGIFIEMLGMPAEERGSVVTLFTWLAAGTFKVSAAYQVDQLSIFMTLVVTGVGFLIHVYSIGYMHGDRSFWRFFTYLNLFIFAMLNLVLADNYVLMFLGWEGVGLCSYLLIGFWYDKKFDGVGITWTGDAGNKAFWVNRIGDFAFMLGMFLIFKEFGSLTFNEVMQGSEHLAVGNSTVFWITLLLFIGATGKSAQIPLFVWLPDAMAGPTPVSALIHAATMVTAGVYMVARNSALYALAPDTMMVVAIVGALTAIMAASIGLVQNDIKKVLAYSTVSQLGYMFLALGVGAFTAGIFHVMTHAFFKACLFLGSGSVIHAMHEEQDIRYMGGLKSVMPKTYWTFLISSFAIAGFPPLAGFFSKDEILWKSFADGSVLLWGIGALAALMTAFYMFRMVTLTFEGEPRWAKDKHPHESPATMTIPLIVLAFLAIVGGFIGIPAVLGGGNAIHQWLHPIFAQAEHTMALAEHHNHTLEYILMAVSVAIGFIGFWFGRSVFLKNPEADNKIAAKTGFLYRLLANKYYVDEGYNGSVVRPLVKTSESFLFRVFDVRIIDGIVNGVATLTAWVSRSIRVIQTGVVQSYAALIVLGIVIVLGLIILS from the coding sequence ATGCATCAATACGTCGGGCTTATCGTACTCTTTCCGCTGATCGGACTGCTCATCAACGGGCTGTTCGGACGGAAAATCAAGAATGAAAAGCTGATCGGAAGCATCGGCAGCGGCGCGGTGGGGCTTTCCTTCCTCGTAGCCGCAGGCATTTTCATCGAAATGCTTGGCATGCCCGCCGAAGAGCGTGGAAGCGTGGTTACGCTGTTCACCTGGCTGGCCGCCGGCACATTCAAGGTTTCCGCCGCCTACCAGGTCGACCAGCTTTCCATCTTCATGACCCTCGTTGTCACGGGTGTCGGTTTCCTCATTCACGTCTACTCGATCGGCTACATGCACGGCGACCGCAGTTTCTGGAGGTTTTTCACCTACCTGAACCTGTTCATTTTCGCCATGCTGAATCTCGTCCTTGCCGACAACTACGTGCTGATGTTCCTCGGCTGGGAAGGTGTCGGACTCTGTTCCTACCTCCTGATCGGGTTCTGGTACGACAAGAAATTCGACGGCGTGGGCATTACATGGACGGGTGACGCGGGCAACAAGGCCTTCTGGGTCAACCGCATCGGCGACTTCGCCTTCATGCTCGGCATGTTCCTGATCTTCAAGGAATTCGGTTCGCTGACGTTCAATGAAGTCATGCAGGGTTCGGAACACCTGGCTGTCGGGAACAGCACCGTGTTCTGGATCACGTTGCTGCTTTTCATCGGCGCAACCGGAAAATCGGCGCAGATCCCGCTGTTCGTCTGGCTGCCCGACGCCATGGCTGGTCCCACCCCCGTCAGCGCCCTGATCCATGCCGCAACCATGGTTACCGCCGGCGTCTACATGGTGGCACGCAACTCCGCGCTGTACGCACTGGCGCCTGACACCATGATGGTCGTCGCCATCGTCGGTGCGCTCACCGCCATCATGGCCGCGTCTATCGGACTCGTACAGAACGACATCAAGAAAGTGCTGGCATACTCTACCGTCAGCCAGCTCGGATATATGTTCCTCGCCCTCGGTGTGGGCGCTTTCACCGCTGGTATTTTCCACGTGATGACGCATGCGTTCTTCAAGGCCTGCCTCTTCCTCGGATCCGGTTCGGTGATTCATGCCATGCACGAGGAGCAGGACATTCGCTACATGGGCGGACTGAAGAGCGTCATGCCGAAGACGTACTGGACCTTCCTCATCTCCAGTTTCGCCATCGCGGGCTTCCCGCCGCTGGCAGGGTTTTTCTCCAAGGATGAGATTCTCTGGAAATCCTTCGCTGACGGCTCGGTACTGCTCTGGGGCATCGGTGCGCTGGCAGCACTGATGACGGCATTCTACATGTTCCGCATGGTCACACTCACCTTTGAAGGCGAGCCGCGCTGGGCGAAAGACAAGCATCCGCATGAATCCCCGGCCACGATGACCATTCCGCTCATCGTGCTTGCTTTCCTGGCCATTGTGGGCGGCTTCATCGGCATCCCCGCCGTGCTCGGCGGCGGCAACGCCATTCACCAGTGGCTGCATCCCATTTTCGCACAGGCGGAGCACACCATGGCGCTGGCCGAGCATCACAATCACACGCTCGAGTACATCCTCATGGCGGTGAGCGTCGCGATCGGCTTCATCGGTTTCTGGTTCGGTCGCTCGGTGTTCTTGAAGAACCCGGAAGCGGACAACAAGATTGCCGCGAAAACCGGTTTCCTCTACCGCCTGCTTGCCAACAAGTATTATGTCGACGAGGGGTACAACGGCAGTGTCGTGCGTCCCCTCGTGAAGACCTCGGAAAGCTTCCTGTTCCGCGTGTTCGACGTACGCATCATTGACGGTATCGTCAACGGCGTCGCAACACTGACCGCATGGGTCAGCCGCAGTATTCGCGTGATCCAGACAGGCGTCGTGCAGAGTTACGCCGCCCTGATCGTTCTCGGTATCGTTATCGTTCTCGGATTGATCATATTGAGCTGA
- the nuoK gene encoding NADH-quinone oxidoreductase subunit NuoK — translation MIPIHYYLILSAVMFITGVVGVLTRRNAIIIFMCIELMLNSVNLTFVAFSSYLGNVNGQIFVFFVMAVAAAEAAVGLAIVIALFRNKQTVNINDVNILKW, via the coding sequence ATGATCCCCATACACTACTACCTGATTCTCAGCGCTGTCATGTTCATCACCGGTGTGGTGGGAGTGCTCACACGCCGCAATGCGATTATCATCTTCATGTGTATCGAGCTGATGCTCAACTCGGTGAACCTGACCTTCGTTGCGTTCTCGTCGTATCTCGGCAACGTCAACGGACAGATTTTCGTCTTCTTTGTCATGGCCGTCGCTGCAGCGGAAGCTGCGGTCGGACTCGCGATCGTTATCGCACTGTTCCGAAACAAGCAGACGGTCAACATCAACGACGTCAATATTCTCAAGTGGTGA
- a CDS encoding NADH-quinone oxidoreductase subunit J, whose amino-acid sequence MITRANPVNSALFLILNFISLAGIYLTLSAQFVAIIQILVYAGAIMVLVLFVIMLLNLEDEVPLRETMTKRHYASLLFALVTLGLIIEVIAWKGADSLAGFTQQAPTSAEIGTVEHIGGVLFTRFVFPFELTSILLLAAMIGAVVLAKKRFP is encoded by the coding sequence ATGATCACGCGCGCGAATCCGGTCAACAGCGCCCTGTTCCTCATCCTGAATTTCATTTCCCTCGCCGGCATTTACCTCACACTCAGCGCCCAGTTCGTCGCCATCATACAGATACTCGTGTATGCAGGTGCGATCATGGTGCTCGTGCTCTTCGTCATCATGCTTCTCAATCTCGAGGACGAAGTGCCGCTCCGTGAAACCATGACGAAACGGCATTATGCAAGCCTGCTGTTCGCCCTCGTGACCCTCGGACTCATTATTGAAGTGATAGCATGGAAGGGGGCCGATTCACTTGCCGGTTTCACACAGCAGGCGCCGACGAGCGCTGAAATAGGGACTGTCGAACATATCGGCGGCGTGCTGTTCACGCGCTTCGTCTTTCCTTTTGAACTGACGTCCATTCTGCTGCTCGCGGCCATGATCGGTGCCGTGGTGCTGGCCAAAAAGCGTTTCCCCTGA
- a CDS encoding aminotransferase class IV, with translation MQQIIYVNGEYHPAREARVPAMDAGMLFGAGLFETLLARNGTPRLLDRHLARLRASSNALGIPFALEDEEVRHIIGELLTRNELLDFECRVKILATPGDVAQHWTHRHDTVMITAEPYVRPPQDIAWKLRAPEQMLATPIAGHKSTSYLSYRHLLHAARREGYDDAVLRDRRGNISECTFTSLLIFDDDKLVLPESDDALPGITSGVMAEICSDLGMEVQRRTVQPQELTSGAIICVANALLGPFPVSHVGNHAVPLFPAEGMLPLRDAWLAFS, from the coding sequence ATGCAGCAGATCATTTATGTCAACGGAGAATACCACCCCGCGCGTGAAGCCCGCGTGCCCGCCATGGATGCCGGCATGTTGTTCGGGGCGGGACTGTTTGAAACCCTGCTCGCTCGAAATGGAACGCCCCGTCTGCTCGACAGGCATCTGGCCCGGCTGCGTGCTTCCTCCAACGCGCTCGGCATCCCGTTTGCACTTGAGGACGAAGAGGTGCGCCACATCATCGGCGAACTGCTCACGCGCAATGAACTGCTGGACTTCGAATGCCGTGTAAAAATTCTCGCAACGCCCGGGGACGTAGCGCAGCACTGGACGCATCGTCACGACACCGTGATGATCACTGCTGAGCCTTACGTGCGTCCCCCGCAGGACATCGCCTGGAAACTCCGTGCACCGGAACAGATGCTGGCGACGCCCATCGCCGGACACAAAAGCACGAGCTATCTTTCCTACCGCCACCTGCTGCACGCCGCGCGGCGTGAGGGGTATGACGACGCCGTGCTGCGCGACCGTCGGGGCAACATCTCCGAATGCACGTTCACATCACTCCTGATTTTCGACGACGACAAACTGGTGCTCCCAGAATCTGACGATGCGCTGCCCGGCATCACCAGTGGTGTCATGGCGGAAATATGCAGCGACCTGGGCATGGAGGTACAGCGGCGCACCGTGCAGCCACAGGAGCTTACCTCGGGAGCGATAATCTGCGTGGCAAACGCCCTGCTGGGACCCTTTCCGGTCAGCCATGTCGGCAACCATGCCGTCCCCCTCTTCCCGGCTGAAGGCATGCTTCCGCTGCGCGATGCCTGGCTCGCATTTTCCTGA
- a CDS encoding anthranilate synthase component I family protein, with protein sequence MSFHDRLRSMRPSVRRESTSRGSHDDFVAEMQPDAESLPSAIYLSGAEHDCSRRSLAMLRPAAMLRVKNGVAELLTTRGCEREENTDPFTLLAAVREGLTGIETERDATAAVACYVAYEAGRYIERLPAAAEDVLDLPDFVLLWPTRMLHFDHAAAQRSEYSIVWAMDGEQLQPLSENGISAHYADSAYSGPRKYAETAYSPASLPRRGFSREEYESAVRRVRQHIYDGDVYQVNLSQRFSFPLPQPAFSIWLRLFEQNPAPFYAWVNAGDHCVLSTSMERLFRLETADDKSVHIETRPIKGTRPRGQNDEDDSQQERALLASEKDDAELSMIVDLARNDLGRVCRTGTVRVREHRRIERYANVMHLVSIVEGTLSGEAGIDDVFRAVFPGGSITGCPKIRAMEIIDALEPETRHVYTGSVGLLEADGTADFNIAIRTAVVRSGICHLSVGGGIVFDSDPSDEYMETLHKGATFFNIAGVESGLEE encoded by the coding sequence ATGAGTTTTCATGATCGCCTCCGCTCGATGCGTCCTTCAGTGAGGCGGGAAAGTACCTCCCGGGGAAGCCACGATGACTTCGTCGCGGAAATGCAGCCGGATGCCGAATCCCTGCCTTCAGCCATATATCTCAGTGGGGCGGAGCACGACTGCAGCCGCCGATCACTTGCAATGCTTCGTCCCGCCGCCATGCTCCGCGTCAAAAACGGCGTCGCTGAACTGCTTACGACACGCGGCTGCGAGCGGGAAGAAAATACGGACCCTTTCACACTGCTTGCCGCAGTCAGGGAAGGACTCACCGGCATTGAAACAGAGCGGGACGCCACGGCGGCTGTCGCCTGCTATGTCGCCTACGAAGCGGGAAGGTACATCGAACGATTGCCCGCAGCAGCGGAGGATGTGCTGGACCTGCCGGATTTCGTCCTTCTCTGGCCTACACGCATGCTGCACTTCGATCATGCCGCGGCGCAGCGAAGCGAATACAGTATCGTCTGGGCGATGGACGGCGAGCAGTTGCAGCCGCTTTCGGAGAACGGTATTTCAGCGCATTATGCAGATTCTGCATATTCCGGCCCGAGAAAATATGCAGAAACCGCATATTCACCTGCGTCGCTGCCAAGGCGCGGCTTTTCGCGTGAGGAGTATGAGTCTGCCGTACGCCGCGTGCGGCAGCACATTTACGACGGCGACGTCTACCAGGTCAATCTTTCCCAGCGTTTCAGCTTCCCGCTGCCGCAGCCGGCATTTTCGATCTGGCTCCGGCTCTTCGAGCAGAACCCAGCTCCCTTCTATGCCTGGGTAAACGCCGGGGATCACTGCGTGCTTTCGACATCGATGGAGAGGCTGTTCCGCCTGGAGACAGCGGATGACAAGAGCGTGCACATCGAGACGCGTCCGATAAAAGGCACGCGTCCCAGGGGACAGAACGATGAAGATGACAGCCAACAGGAACGCGCCCTGCTGGCCAGCGAGAAAGACGATGCGGAGCTTTCGATGATCGTGGACCTTGCGCGCAACGATCTCGGACGTGTATGCCGCACGGGAACTGTGCGCGTGCGGGAACACCGGCGCATCGAACGCTATGCCAACGTCATGCACCTGGTGTCCATTGTCGAAGGCACACTGTCCGGCGAAGCTGGAATCGACGATGTGTTCCGCGCGGTATTTCCCGGGGGATCGATCACCGGCTGTCCGAAAATCCGCGCAATGGAAATCATCGATGCGCTGGAGCCGGAGACTCGTCATGTCTACACGGGGAGTGTCGGTTTGCTTGAAGCGGACGGCACGGCGGATTTCAATATCGCCATCCGCACCGCGGTGGTACGCAGCGGCATCTGTCACCTTTCGGTGGGAGGCGGTATCGTGTTTGATTCCGATCCGTCGGACGAATACATGGAGACCCTGCACAAGGGCGCGACATTTTTCAACATCGCCGGAGTGGAATCCGGCCTTGAGGAGTAA
- a CDS encoding aminodeoxychorismate/anthranilate synthase component II translates to MRLLIIDNFDSFTYNLAQLFAALGDQVDVVVRRNDVPVNELAALRPDALCISPGPGTPRDSGVSREALRRWERELPILGVCLGMQVINEHYEGRTVHAPLPVHGKAQLLRHSGAGVFAGLPSPFRAARYHSLAVKRASELLVEDAWTDDGCVMALHHSALPIHAVQFHPESFMTEHGSAMAANFLALAGMRMKPEDPR, encoded by the coding sequence ATGCGTTTACTGATCATCGACAACTTCGACTCATTCACCTACAACCTGGCCCAGCTGTTTGCGGCACTCGGAGATCAAGTGGATGTCGTCGTGCGGCGGAACGACGTTCCGGTTAACGAACTGGCCGCTCTGCGACCGGATGCGTTATGCATTTCACCGGGACCGGGAACGCCACGCGACAGCGGCGTCAGCCGTGAGGCGCTGAGGCGATGGGAGCGCGAGCTGCCTATACTCGGTGTCTGTCTCGGGATGCAGGTGATCAATGAACACTATGAAGGACGTACGGTGCACGCGCCACTTCCCGTGCATGGGAAAGCCCAGCTTCTGCGACATAGCGGTGCGGGGGTGTTTGCCGGACTCCCTTCCCCCTTCCGTGCCGCGCGCTATCATTCGCTCGCAGTGAAGCGAGCGTCGGAACTACTCGTTGAAGATGCGTGGACCGATGACGGCTGCGTGATGGCACTGCACCACAGCGCACTGCCAATTCATGCCGTGCAATTTCACCCCGAATCATTCATGACGGAACACGGCAGCGCGATGGCTGCAAACTTCCTTGCGCTTGCCGGGATGAGGATGAAGCCGGAGGACCCGCGATGA
- the metK gene encoding methionine adenosyltransferase, producing the protein MSYLFTSESVSEGHPDKVCDAISDAVLDSILRDDPQARVACECFTTTGFVLVGGEITTDAYVDVQEIVRETVREIGYTDPKYRFDADSCGVASHIHQQSPDIFRGVKGGGAGDQGIMFGYATNATPEFMPRPILYSHKLVQRLAEIRKNEPKLMPYLRPDAKSQVTFEYEGREAKRVHTIVVSTQHDPSVSQKQIKEDVREHVIEKVFPEELLEGRVKLHVNPTGRFEIGGPHGDSGLTGRKIIVDTYGGWAPHGGGAFSGKDPSKVDRSAAYATRHLAKNLVAAGVADECTIQIGYAIGVAKPVSVHVDTHGTAKNGVTDTDIERWVQKNVDLTPAGIIERLKLRRPIYRATAAYGHFGRSEKTFTWEKLDMVKDIKKKLV; encoded by the coding sequence ATGTCTTATCTCTTCACATCCGAATCCGTATCCGAAGGACATCCGGACAAAGTCTGCGATGCGATTTCCGATGCGGTGCTCGACAGTATTCTTCGTGACGATCCGCAGGCGCGGGTGGCCTGCGAGTGCTTTACGACGACAGGTTTCGTGCTGGTCGGCGGTGAGATTACCACGGACGCGTATGTGGACGTGCAGGAAATCGTACGCGAGACGGTACGCGAGATCGGTTATACGGATCCCAAGTATCGCTTCGACGCAGACAGCTGCGGCGTCGCATCGCATATTCACCAGCAGTCTCCCGACATTTTCCGCGGCGTGAAAGGCGGCGGTGCGGGCGACCAGGGTATCATGTTCGGCTACGCGACGAACGCGACTCCCGAATTCATGCCGCGTCCGATTCTCTACTCCCACAAGCTGGTGCAGCGGCTCGCCGAGATCAGGAAGAATGAGCCGAAGCTCATGCCGTACCTACGTCCCGATGCGAAGTCACAGGTGACTTTTGAGTATGAGGGACGCGAAGCGAAGCGTGTGCATACCATCGTCGTATCTACGCAGCATGATCCGAGCGTCTCCCAGAAGCAGATCAAAGAGGATGTGCGTGAGCATGTGATTGAAAAAGTCTTTCCCGAGGAATTGCTCGAGGGACGCGTCAAGCTGCATGTGAATCCCACGGGACGATTTGAAATTGGTGGCCCCCACGGGGATTCTGGACTGACGGGACGCAAGATCATCGTCGACACGTACGGTGGATGGGCTCCCCATGGCGGCGGCGCGTTCAGCGGTAAGGATCCGTCGAAAGTGGACCGCAGTGCAGCATACGCCACGCGTCATCTCGCGAAGAACCTCGTCGCAGCTGGTGTGGCGGACGAATGCACGATTCAGATCGGCTACGCCATCGGCGTGGCCAAACCGGTGTCGGTGCATGTCGATACGCACGGCACGGCGAAGAACGGCGTCACCGATACCGATATCGAGCGCTGGGTGCAGAAGAACGTGGACCTGACGCCGGCCGGTATTATCGAACGGCTGAAACTGCGTCGTCCCATCTACCGCGCAACCGCAGCGTACGGACACTTCGGGCGCAGCGAGAAGACGTTCACCTGGGAGAAACTCGACATGGTGAAAGACATCAAGAAGAAGCTGGTATAG
- a CDS encoding adenosylhomocysteinase yields the protein MAKAKKNYKVKDIKLADEGRKKIEWAESRMPVMMALREKYKKTKPLKGFRIAGCLHVTKETAVLVETLAAAGADVSWSGCNPLSTNDEVAAALAAKGTSIYAWHGMNVKEFYWAIERTLDFKPNLTLDDGADLIFTIHNKHKKLIPEILGGTEETTTGVHRLRAMADAGQLEYPVIAVNDAETKWDFDNVYGTGQSTLDGILRATSILFAGKNVVVAGYGHCGKGVAERAKGLGANTIVTEVKPTAALKATLEGHEVMTMDQAAKVGDVFITATGVKDVIREKHFQMMKDGAVVCNTGHYDCEINIPELEKIKKSKRQIRANNEEYILKKNGNRVYLLAQGRLVNLAAAEGHPSEVMDMSFANQFLSQLRLAELAKKGKRLDTAVHDIPVKQDQDIAALKLRTMGYKIDKLTKEQKEYMDDYSAGT from the coding sequence ATGGCAAAAGCCAAAAAGAACTACAAGGTCAAAGACATCAAGCTCGCCGACGAGGGCCGCAAGAAAATTGAGTGGGCCGAAAGCCGCATGCCTGTCATGATGGCGCTGCGCGAGAAGTACAAGAAGACCAAGCCGCTGAAAGGTTTCCGCATTGCGGGCTGCCTCCACGTGACCAAGGAAACCGCCGTACTCGTCGAAACGCTCGCCGCTGCTGGAGCAGATGTGAGCTGGAGCGGATGCAATCCGCTTTCTACCAATGACGAAGTGGCCGCCGCGCTCGCCGCAAAGGGTACGTCCATTTACGCATGGCACGGCATGAACGTGAAGGAATTCTACTGGGCCATCGAGCGCACGCTCGATTTCAAGCCCAACCTCACGCTCGATGATGGCGCGGACCTGATTTTCACCATCCACAACAAGCACAAAAAATTGATCCCTGAAATCCTCGGTGGTACGGAAGAGACCACGACCGGCGTGCATCGCCTGCGTGCCATGGCGGATGCGGGACAGCTCGAATACCCGGTCATCGCTGTCAACGACGCCGAGACGAAGTGGGATTTCGATAATGTGTACGGTACCGGACAGTCTACCCTCGACGGCATCCTGCGCGCAACGAGCATTCTGTTCGCTGGCAAGAACGTCGTCGTCGCCGGTTATGGCCACTGTGGAAAGGGCGTCGCCGAACGTGCGAAGGGACTCGGCGCCAATACCATCGTTACCGAAGTCAAGCCGACCGCGGCACTCAAGGCCACGCTCGAGGGACATGAGGTGATGACCATGGATCAGGCAGCCAAGGTGGGCGATGTGTTCATTACTGCTACGGGCGTGAAGGATGTCATCCGCGAAAAACATTTCCAGATGATGAAAGACGGCGCCGTGGTCTGCAACACCGGTCACTACGACTGTGAAATCAATATCCCTGAGCTCGAGAAGATCAAAAAGAGCAAGCGTCAGATCCGTGCCAACAACGAGGAATACATCCTCAAGAAAAACGGCAACCGTGTATACCTGCTCGCGCAGGGACGCCTGGTCAACCTGGCTGCCGCCGAGGGACATCCCTCCGAGGTGATGGATATGTCCTTCGCCAACCAGTTCCTCTCGCAGTTGCGCCTGGCCGAACTCGCGAAGAAAGGCAAGCGCCTCGACACCGCGGTGCATGATATCCCTGTCAAGCAGGACCAGGATATCGCCGCGCTCAAACTCCGTACCATGGGCTACAAGATTGACAAGCTCACGAAGGAGCAAAAAGAGTACATGGACGATTACAGCGCCGGTACCTGA
- a CDS encoding fumarylacetoacetate hydrolase family protein yields MPTVNLLPDSQSIKAGTIYCIGRNYIKHIQELENEFNAEPVLFLKPAASLITGERQIELPAFSSDVHHETEIVLLVGKEGRNISEENALQHVTGVGIGLDLTARDTQKALRDKGLPWTVSKGFETAACVSDFLPLQRLGELSRLRFSLRVNGEMRQEGDSSLMIFSIPKIIAYISSIVTLLPGDLIYTGTPHGVAPIAGGDRLELSLENILHASFTVAEAN; encoded by the coding sequence ATGCCAACCGTAAACCTCCTTCCAGACAGTCAGTCCATCAAAGCAGGCACGATTTACTGCATTGGACGCAATTACATCAAGCACATCCAGGAACTGGAAAATGAATTCAACGCCGAACCGGTACTCTTCCTCAAACCTGCGGCGTCGCTGATCACCGGGGAACGTCAGATCGAACTGCCGGCATTCAGCAGTGATGTGCACCACGAGACGGAGATCGTACTGCTGGTTGGAAAAGAAGGAAGAAACATCTCCGAAGAAAACGCATTGCAGCATGTTACCGGTGTAGGGATAGGACTCGATCTCACCGCCCGCGATACGCAAAAAGCATTGAGGGACAAGGGACTGCCATGGACGGTGTCCAAGGGATTTGAAACTGCTGCCTGCGTTTCGGATTTCCTCCCGTTGCAGCGACTTGGTGAGCTTTCCCGCCTGCGCTTCTCGCTTCGTGTCAACGGAGAAATGCGGCAGGAGGGAGACAGCAGTCTCATGATATTCTCCATCCCGAAGATCATCGCCTACATCAGCAGCATCGTGACGCTGCTGCCGGGCGATCTCATTTATACCGGCACGCCGCACGGCGTCGCTCCCATCGCCGGTGGCGACAGGCTCGAGCTGTCGCTCGAAAACATCCTGCACGCCTCGTTTACCGTCGCGGAGGCGAATTAA